Below is a genomic region from Candidatus Hydrogenedentota bacterium.
TAATAAAATGCCGGGAATGCTGGCTTTATTGTGACGCCTTCAGCGGACTGTGGAACGCTTGCGCGTGTAGGCTCGAACCCGCTGGCGGGACTTGCCGTCACCGAACAAGCCGAGCACGACGGCCGGCGCGGCGACGAGGAGGAATAGACGCTATCCGTGGCATGGGCGTCTCGCCCATGTTCCTCAATCGTGGGCGAGACGCCCGTGCCACGGCGTTGTCTACGCCAGCGCCGTCTCCCCGGGCACGGCCACCGGCGTGACCGGCAAAGGCCCGAATTCGTAAGCCGGCGGCGTCAAATCGAGCTTCGATTCGTTCATGGCCCAGTCCCAGGCGACTTCCTGGCCGGTGTAGGCCGCCATGCGCCCGATGATGGCCGCCATGGTGCTCTCGGCGACATTGCGGGCCTCGTTGAGCGGTGTTCCGGCGCGGATGCTCGCAATGAGGTCCGCGTGCTCCTGTTCGTAGGGGTTGGGTCCTTCGCCCCGGAAGCGATAGTCGTTCTCGCCACGGATGATCTTGGACGGATCTGCGATGCCCTTGGTCCCGACAATCCGTTCGCCGACGCGGTGGTAGGTGTCCTTCATCTGACGGCAGAGACTCTGCACGCGCACGCCGCCTGGATACTCAAATTCGACGGCAAAATGGTCGTAGATGTGGCCGTATTCGGGCGCAGTGCGCTGTTGGCGCCCGCCCATGCCGATGGCCTTCACCGGATGGGCCTGCAACGCCCAATTCATGATGTCGATATTGTGCACGTGTTGCTCGACGATATGATCGCCCGACAGCCACGTGAAATAATTCCAGTTGCGGACCTGCCACTCCATGTCGGACCACTCCGGCTGCCTGAGCACGGCCTTGTAATAGTCGTAGTCGCCAATCCAGTAGCATTCCGCGCTGAGGATGTCGCCGATGGCCCCGTCATGAATGCGCCGGATGATGTCGACATACGGGGCCTGATGCCGCCGCTGCGTGCCCGCTGCAATGCCGAGCTTCCTCTCGTCCGCAATGCTCGCCGATTCAAGGATAGAGCGGATACCGGCGGGGTCCACCGCCACGGGCTTTTCCATGAAAACGTGCTTGCCCGCTGCGACGGCGGCGCGCAGATGCAGGGGCCGGAAGGCGGGCGGCGCCGCGAGGATTACAAGGTCCACCTCGCAGGCGATGACCTTCTCGAAGCTGTCCCAGCCCGTGAAACACGTCGCGTCCGTTGCCCGGCACTTGTCGCCGAGTTGCAGCAGGTTCTCGCGGCACTTGGCCATCATGTCGGGGAAGAGGTCGCCCAGCGCGGTAATCGTGACGCCTTCCGCTGAACGCGCGCAGTCGAAGGCCGCGCCCGTGCCGCGGCGCCCGCATCCGATTACCCCCACGCGCAACGGGGTCACGTCCTGGCCCGCCGCCGCCTTGCTCAAGACGGCGAACGCGCCGGCGGCCGTGGCCGTGCGCCGCACGAATTCCCGCCGTGAAATACTGCCGGTTTTGCCCTGCTTCTCGCTCATGATGAGGACCCTCCCGCGCATGCCGTTGCGCGCGGGGAGCATAGCACAGACGCGCGGCCGGGGGGCAAGGGATCGTCAACGGAATATCGAGACGGCTCCGGACGCTGTCCGGCGGAAACCCGGGCGCGACGCCGGCGCGCGGTGTGCCGGACTGCGGGGAACGGCCATCGTGCCGGGTTGCCGGTCATCGTCTCGCTCAGCCTTTCAGTCCGGTCAGCGTGATACCCTCGATGAAGGTGCGCTGGGTGAAAAAGAACAGGACAATGACGGGCAGGGTGATAACGGTGGACATGGCCATGAGGGGGCCCCACGCGCTTTCGTGCTGGCTTCGGAACTGCTGCAGCGCCACGGCCAGCGTGTACATGCGGTCATCTTGCAGGTAGATGAGCGGATTCAGGAAATCGCCCCACTGCCAGAGGAACATGAAAAGGATGGTGGTGGCCAGCGCGGGCTTGGCCAGGGGCACGATGATGCGCGCGTAGATGCCGAACTCGCTGCATCCGTCGATGCGCGCGGCGGCGCTGAGGTCTTCCGGGATGCTCTTGAAGAACTGGCGCAGCAGGAAGATGTAAAAAGGCGCGCCGAAGAAGTATGGGACAATGAGCGGCTTGAACGTGCCGACCCAGCCCAGCTTGCTGTAGACCGCGAAGAGGGGGATTAGCGTAACCTGGTAGGGGACCATCATCGTGGCAAGCACAAGCCAGAATGTGAGTTCCCGCCCGCGCCAAGGGATGCGCGAGAGCCCATACGCGACGAGCGACGACGACAGCACCGTGCCGAGCACCGTCGTGAAGCAGATGAAGAGCGTGTTCCTCAGGTTTTGCAGGAAATGCATCATTTCGAAAGCGCGCGTGTAGTTCTGCCAGTGAAAGCCGGGCCGGAGCACCATCTCGACTTCGTCCTGCAACGCGAGATGCTCGGTATCCCCGGCGAGCAGGCGGTAGCGGCCGTCTTCCTCGACGCCAAGCATCGCGGCATCCTGCCCATGGTAGCGCACAAGTGTCCGGCCCGCCGTGTCGCGCACGTCCGTCTCGGGCATCCAGCCTCCGGTGAAGACCCTGGCCTCGTGCTTCAACGAAGTGGACACCATCCACGCGAAAGGCATCAGGAACAGCAGCGAGAGCAGCGACAGCGCCGCGAAGGCCGTCCATCTGGTCGCGGGACGCGTTACCATATCGTGCCTACGGCCTCCTATTCGCCATGGTAGTGTACCCAGCGGCGCGAGGTGACCATGACGCCGGCGGTGGCGATCAGGATGACGACGAACAGCATCCAGGCCATGGCCGAGGCGTAGCCCATGCGCAGGTAGTAGAACGAATTGCGGTACAGGTACAGCGCGTAGAACATCAGGCTGTCCACGGGCGTGCCGCGGCCCGCGGTCATCACGTAGACCTGCGTGAAGTACTGAAACGACCCGATCAGGCCCATGACCAGGTTGAACAGAATCGTCGGGCTGAGCATGGGGAGCGTCACGTTCCGGAATCGGCCCCAAACGCCCGCACCGTCGATGGCGGCGACTTCATACAATTCTGGCGGCACGTCGCCGAGACCCGCGAGGAAGATTACGATCGCCCCGCCAAGGCCCCAGAAACTCATGAGGATCAGCGACGGTTTGGACCAGTGCTCGTCGGCGATCCAGCCCGGCCCCTCCACGCCGAACCAGCGGGCCAGCGTCACGTTGATGAGGCCGCTGTCGGGGTTGAGCACCCAGAGCCAGAGCACGGCGGACGCCACGATGGGCACGATGCTCGGCAGGAAGAATACGGTGCGGAAGACAGGCGTGGCCGGGGTCTTCTGGTGCAGCAGCAGCGCGATGCAGATGCTGAACACGAGGCCGAGCGGCACGGCGAGGAGGGTGTAGTACAGCGTGTTGTAGAGGGCTTTCCAGAACAGGGGGTCTTCAAGGAAGAGGATGCGGTAGTTCTCGAGACCGGTCCAGACCGGCGGCTGGATGACATCAAACTGGGTGAAACTGTAGTAAACGCTCATTATCAGCGGGTACAGCGTGA
It encodes:
- a CDS encoding Gfo/Idh/MocA family oxidoreductase; amino-acid sequence: MSEKQGKTGSISRREFVRRTATAAGAFAVLSKAAAGQDVTPLRVGVIGCGRRGTGAAFDCARSAEGVTITALGDLFPDMMAKCRENLLQLGDKCRATDATCFTGWDSFEKVIACEVDLVILAAPPAFRPLHLRAAVAAGKHVFMEKPVAVDPAGIRSILESASIADERKLGIAAGTQRRHQAPYVDIIRRIHDGAIGDILSAECYWIGDYDYYKAVLRQPEWSDMEWQVRNWNYFTWLSGDHIVEQHVHNIDIMNWALQAHPVKAIGMGGRQQRTAPEYGHIYDHFAVEFEYPGGVRVQSLCRQMKDTYHRVGERIVGTKGIADPSKIIRGENDYRFRGEGPNPYEQEHADLIASIRAGTPLNEARNVAESTMAAIIGRMAAYTGQEVAWDWAMNESKLDLTPPAYEFGPLPVTPVAVPGETALA
- a CDS encoding carbohydrate ABC transporter permease, encoding MPETDVRDTAGRTLVRYHGQDAAMLGVEEDGRYRLLAGDTEHLALQDEVEMVLRPGFHWQNYTRAFEMMHFLQNLRNTLFICFTTVLGTVLSSSLVAYGLSRIPWRGRELTFWLVLATMMVPYQVTLIPLFAVYSKLGWVGTFKPLIVPYFFGAPFYIFLLRQFFKSIPEDLSAAARIDGCSEFGIYARIIVPLAKPALATTILFMFLWQWGDFLNPLIYLQDDRMYTLAVALQQFRSQHESAWGPLMAMSTVITLPVIVLFFFTQRTFIEGITLTGLKG
- a CDS encoding sugar ABC transporter permease; this encodes MERRNMRNGLLFALPYLVGFALFTLYPLIMSVYYSFTQFDVIQPPVWTGLENYRILFLEDPLFWKALYNTLYYTLLAVPLGLVFSICIALLLHQKTPATPVFRTVFFLPSIVPIVASAVLWLWVLNPDSGLINVTLARWFGVEGPGWIADEHWSKPSLILMSFWGLGGAIVIFLAGLGDVPPELYEVAAIDGAGVWGRFRNVTLPMLSPTILFNLVMGLIGSFQYFTQVYVMTAGRGTPVDSLMFYALYLYRNSFYYLRMGYASAMAWMLFVVILIATAGVMVTSRRWVHYHGE